The genome window GCGAATTTCATTCGCCATAAATAATTACCTCGTTGTTGCGCGCGAGCTCTGCGCGAAATACTCTTTGGCGATCTTGGTCACTTTATCGCCCGCTTCGGCTTCCCATTCCGGCGCGATCACCACGCGCGCCTTGCGCGCTTTTTCCTCGACGACGCCGACTTTTTTCTGCGCCACGGAATAGCCCGCTTCCGCCATGACGGTCTGGCCTTCGCGCGAGAGCAGATAATCGACGAAAAGCGCCGCCGCATGCGGATGAGGCGCGGATTTTACGATGCTGACCGGACTCACCGTCAACACCGTCGGATAAATGTAGTGATAGTTTACCGGCGCGCCCTGGGACTTTAAGCGTTTGATATGCGCGATCAAGTTTTCCGCCGCCGCCGGAAACTCGCCGGCCGCGAGCAGTTGAATCTGCATGGTCCGACCGCGCCGAAACTGGACGCCCTGCTCCTCGACCAACCGCTTAAAGAGATCCAAGGATTTCGTCTCCCCGTAAACCTTGAGCGCGCCCTTGATGAAATTATTGGGCAGCGGGTCCATCACGAGCTTTCCCTTCCAATAGGGATCGAGAAGGTTCAGGTAGTTTGCCGGTAAAAACCGCGCGTCGACGAAGTTGGTGTTGTAGGCGAAAAGCCACTCGAACAAAAAGGCCGTCGCCCATTGGCCCTCGGGATCGAAAAATTCCTTGTCATAGTTGGCGAGCTCCGGCGATTTGTAGCGCGCGAGCACCCCGGCCTTCATCATCGGGGAAAGCCCCGAGCTTTTCGAGCTTGCCGTAAGCGTCCGCCGTCGTTTGAGCTCGAAGCTCGGCCGCGAGCGGCCATAGGATCAAAGCCGACGCAGCAAGAAACGCCGGACGGCGAAAAAAGTTTCTCGCGTGATTCATCCCGCGGCTCTCCGTTTGAACTCGGGCAACCGGGCTTCGATGCCGCGGCGCTTGAGCTCGGCTTCGAATTCTCGGCGAATCGCCGGATCTTCGTTCTCGTACTCGATCTGCTCGTAGCCGCCGGTTTCGCCGCGGTCGGCCATCCAGTGGCTCAGGCGCGGAAATTCCGGGCTGTTCCAACGCAGCGCGAGGTAACGCGCGGGCGTCGGGCCGATGTTCATGTGCTGGTGGAACCAGCCTTCGGGCGGCGAGATCACGCTGCCGTCGCGCCAGTTGAAGCGCGTGGGCTTTCCTCCCGGCGGCCACATCAGCGAATAGCCGGTGCCGGAGACCACGACGACGTGCGCCCCGGCTTCGTGCCGGTGGGCTTTTTTATACGTGCCGACCTCAAATTCCGCGATGTGCGCCGCCATCACGTTGCTCGAGATAGAAAAGCGGATGTACGTGCTCCGGTGTCCGCGCGCGGAGCGCTCCTCGAGCTTGAAGTTGCGCACGTCGGCGACGAAGTTGGTCTTCCACGTGCGCGGCCCCATGTACGTCCCCGGTCCCGTGAAATAATTTTCTTCGTTGTCGTAGCGGTCGGCAAAGACGTGGTCGTTGTTGAAAATAAACTCGCGGTCGCGCAGCAGATTGATCATCGTAGGAGCGGTCGTCACGGCAAAGAGCCGCGCCGGCTCCTTGCCGTCGCCGTTATGCAGACGGTAGTAGCTATTCAGCGGCGTCGCGAAGAGACTGCCCGGGCTCCACTCGAAAACGCGCGGCGGCTTGCTCGGCTGCCATACTTCGGCGGAGCCGCGGCCGCTCAGAACAAAAAACTGGATCTCGAAGAGGTTCCGCACCGCCGCGAGGCTCTTTCCGGGCGGGACCTCGATCACCCAGGCGTCGTCGTTGACTTGTTCGCCGAGGTTCAAAAAAGCGCCGTTGCCCTGGAGCCACGGCCACGGACCCAATTTGACGCCGTAAAGATCTTCGATATGGTGGCCGCGGTACGCCGGTATTCCCTGCTCCTCCTGCCACAAATCGTAGGCGGACTTCGGCGGCGGGTTTTGTTCTTTTTCTTCCATGGATCCTTGTCTCCTCTGGTCGTCGATGTGACGCGCGCTCAGACTACTAGCCTCCTGAGCACTCTCCGTTCACCCTTCGACATGCTCAGGGCGAACGGAGCGGTGTTAAATCGTTCGGCGATTTTCCGTTCGTGCTGAGCCCGTCGAAGCACGAAAACTCTTTTTCACGAGCCTACCAATGCCTTCGACTGCGGACTCGCTTCCTCCATGCGGTATTCTACCCGGTTCTTTTTCAGCTCTTCCTTGAATTGCCGCCGGATCTCCGGATCTTCGTCTTCGTACTCGATCATTGTTCCGCCGAGCTTGATGTCGACGAGCGTTCCCTCGCGCGACTGCGCCGCGTGAAAGGCGACGTCGTGGCGGTAGCTGCCGTAGCGGATCGCCACCAGGCGCGCCGGCTCCGCGCCGGTGTTGAAGTGCTGATGGAACCACGAGCTCGCCGGGCTGAGCACGCTCCCCTCGCGCCAATCGATGCGCACGACCTTGTGCGCCTGGCCGCTCTTATATGGATGCATGCCGGCTTCGCGCGGCCACAGCAAGGTATAACCCCGCGAGCGCAGCATGATGAAGACGGCGCCGCCGCCGTGGTAGTGGGCTTTGTGATAGATGCCGACCGGCCATTCGGCCATGTGGCCGGCGAGGACGTTGCCCGAAAGCTCGAAGCCCGTGGTTAAAACGCCTTTGCCTTTCGCGTCGCCTTGAACGTCGACGTGGGTGGTGCGAAGATCCGGAATCGCGTTGGTCTCCCACAGCATGCCGTATCCGTCGTTACGGAGGATGCGCTCGCCCACCTTATAATAGTCGGCGCGGCCGTCGAACCGGTCGGTGAAAGGAAACGGGCAATTCAAAATGAAATCCGGGTTGTAAAAAAGATCGACAACCAGAGGCGCGTTCGTCATGGCGACAAAGCGCGCCGGCTCGCTGCCGGAACCGTTGAAGAGCTTGTGCCGGACGTTGAGCGGCGGGGCGAAGAGACTGCCCTCCTGCCATTCGAGCGTCACGGGTTTTTGCTTCTCGTCCCCTATCTCGACGGCGCCCGAACCCGAGACAACGTAGATCACCTCTTCGTACATGTGCTTCTCGGGGTTC of Candidatus Binatia bacterium contains these proteins:
- a CDS encoding ethanolamine ammonia lyase-activating protein, whose protein sequence is MEEKEQNPPPKSAYDLWQEEQGIPAYRGHHIEDLYGVKLGPWPWLQGNGAFLNLGEQVNDDAWVIEVPPGKSLAAVRNLFEIQFFVLSGRGSAEVWQPSKPPRVFEWSPGSLFATPLNSYYRLHNGDGKEPARLFAVTTAPTMINLLRDREFIFNNDHVFADRYDNEENYFTGPGTYMGPRTWKTNFVADVRNFKLEERSARGHRSTYIRFSISSNVMAAHIAEFEVGTYKKAHRHEAGAHVVVVSGTGYSLMWPPGGKPTRFNWRDGSVISPPEGWFHQHMNIGPTPARYLALRWNSPEFPRLSHWMADRGETGGYEQIEYENEDPAIRREFEAELKRRGIEARLPEFKRRAAG
- a CDS encoding cupin domain-containing protein — protein: MAERKVGARRRETGYDRWMKQEGLPIVEGHGVTDVRSLDLGPWKRLGGSGAFVQLFGMDGLTGMYVAEIPPGGALNPEKHMYEEVIYVVSGSGAVEIGDEKQKPVTLEWQEGSLFAPPLNVRHKLFNGSGSEPARFVAMTNAPLVVDLFYNPDFILNCPFPFTDRFDGRADYYKVGERILRNDGYGMLWETNAIPDLRTTHVDVQGDAKGKGVLTTGFELSGNVLAGHMAEWPVGIYHKAHYHGGGAVFIMLRSRGYTLLWPREAGMHPYKSGQAHKVVRIDWREGSVLSPASSWFHQHFNTGAEPARLVAIRYGSYRHDVAFHAAQSREGTLVDIKLGGTMIEYEDEDPEIRRQFKEELKKNRVEYRMEEASPQSKALVGS
- a CDS encoding ABC transporter substrate-binding protein gives rise to the protein MMKAGVLARYKSPELANYDKEFFDPEGQWATAFLFEWLFAYNTNFVDARFLPANYLNLLDPYWKGKLVMDPLPNNFIKGALKVYGETKSLDLFKRLVEEQGVQFRRGRTMQIQLLAAGEFPAAAENLIAHIKRLKSQGAPVNYHYIYPTVLTVSPVSIVKSAPHPHAAALFVDYLLSREGQTVMAEAGYSVAQKKVGVVEEKARKARVVIAPEWEAEAGDKVTKIAKEYFAQSSRATTR